One Hordeum vulgare subsp. vulgare chromosome 4H, MorexV3_pseudomolecules_assembly, whole genome shotgun sequence DNA window includes the following coding sequences:
- the LOC123449665 gene encoding classical arabinogalactan protein 9-like — protein sequence MARFAVVAAILALLAVAAAAQGPMPAPRMAPLPAPPARSPATAVSPSPMASPPAPLTDAPSAMTPSTVSATPAGAPVGAPSGTPASSAVYTSAASFGAVAGAVAAAILF from the coding sequence ATGGCTCGCTTCGCCGTGGTCGCCGCCATCCTCGCACTTCTTGCCGTCGCCGCAGCCGCGCAGGGCCCCATGCCGGCGCCCAGGATGGCCCCGCTACCCGCGCCGCCGGCGAGGTCCCCGGCCACCGCGGTGTCGCCGTCCCCGATGGCTTCTCCGCCGGCCCCGCTCACCGACGCTCCCTCCGCGATGACGCCCTCGACGGTCTCTGCCACACCCGCGGGAGCCCCCGTCGGCGCCCCGAGCGGCACCCCCGCAAGCTCCGCCGTGTACACCTCCGCCGCCAGCTTCGGCGCTGTCGCCGGAGCGGTGGCCGCCGCCATCTTGTTCTAG
- the LOC123447169 gene encoding arabinogalactan protein 1-like: protein MARFAVVAAIVALLAVTAAAQAPGAAPRMAPLPAPPARSPATAPAPVATPPTAASPSPMASPPAPPTDAPTDAPSAMTPSAVSGAPAGSPAGAPSGTPASSAVYTSTVSFVAVAGAVAAAILF, encoded by the coding sequence ATGGCCCgcttcgccgtcgtcgccgccatcgTGGCGCTCCTGGCCGTCACCGCCGCCGCGCAGGCCCCCGGAGCGGCGCCTAGGATGGCCCCTCTCCCCGCACCGCCGGCGAGGTCCCCAGCCACCGCCCCTGCGCCGGTCGCCACGCCACCCACCGCAGCGTCGCCGTCTCCGATGGCATCTCCCCCGGCCCCGCCCACCGACGCCCCGACGGACGCTCCCTCCGCGATGACCCCCTCCGCGGTCTCCGGCGCACCAGCGGGCTCACCTGCCGGTGCACCCAGCGGCACCCCCGCGAGCTCCGCCGTCTACACGTCGACCGTCAGCTTCGTCGCCGTCGCCGGCGCGGTCGCCGCTGCCATCTTGTTCTAG